The Malus domestica chromosome 13, GDT2T_hap1 genome includes a window with the following:
- the LOC103414309 gene encoding thioredoxin H2-like: MGGNVSHIQDSDESSHGHKSRIVAFHSKHQWNTHFAASINSDKLLVIDFTATWCGPCRAMEPIFREYADKFTDVEFIKLDVDELPDVAMEFGVQAMPSFVYMKKGEVVDRIVGARKDELQKKIEKHRRS; this comes from the exons ATGGGAGGCAACGTGTCACACATTCAAGACTCGGATGAATCTTCACATGGACACAAGTCTCGCATCGTGGCCTTCCATTCCAAGCATCAATGGAACACCCACTTCGCTGCCTCCATAAACAGCGATAAACtg TTGGTGATTGATTTCACGGCTACATGGTGTGGACCTTGTAGAGCCATGGAACCAATTTTCAGAGAGTACGCTGATAAATTCACAGACGTTGAGTTCATCAAGCTTGATGTCGACGAGCTAccg GATGTGGCAATGGAGTTTGGTGTGCAGGCAATGCCTTCATTTGTATATATGAAGAAAGGGGAGGTGGTTGATAGGATCGTAGGGGCCAGGAAAGATGAACTGCAAAAGAAGATTGAGAAACACAGGAGATCATAA
- the LOC103451885 gene encoding uncharacterized protein, with amino-acid sequence MVVDFYNVLRVNRNATQEDLKKAYKRLAMRWHPDKNLVDNEEAEAKFKQVCQAYDVLSDPQRRQIYDIYGEEGLNCGDPDDIFAEFFGGSGGVGDKVFKKSSVNGEGRNGNLKSKKAAAIESKLVCSLEDLYRGARRKMRISRTVPDGFGKPKTIEEILKIDIKPGWKKGTKITFPEKGNQEPGFSPADLIFVIDEKPHPHFKRDGNDLVVTQKLSLLEALTGAVVNLTTLDGRVLKIPVRDIIKPGHEEVVANEGMPISKDPTKKGNLRVKFDVVFPAKLSAEQKDGLRRVLGGGDT; translated from the exons ATGGTTGTGGATTTCTACAACGTGCTGAGAGTGAACCGGAACGCGACCCAGGAGGACCTGAAGAAGGCGTACAAGCGCCTGGCGATGAGGTGGCACCCCGACAAGAACCTGGTCGACAACGAGGAAGCGGAGGCCAAGTTCAAGCAGGTGTGCCAGGCGTACGATGTTCTCAGCGACCCGCAGCGGCGCCAGATCTACGACATCTACGGCGAGGAGGGGCTCAATTGCGGCGACCCGGATGACATTTTCGCCGAGTTTTTCGGCGGATCTGGCGGCGTTGGGGACAAGGTGTTCAAGAAGAGCAGTGTGAATGGCGAAGGGCGTAATGGTAATTTGAAGAGTAAGAAGGCTGCGGCGATAGAGAGCAAGTTGGTGTGCAGTTTGGAGGATCTTTACAGAGGGGCGAGGAGGAAGATGAGGATTTCGAGAACTGTTCCTGATGGGTTCGG TAAGCCAAAGACCATTGAGGAAATCCTAAAGATAGACATCAAGCCTGGCTGGAAGAAGGGTACAAAGATCACATTCCCAGAGAAAGGAAACCAAGAGCCGGGCTTCTCTCCGGCTGATCTCATCTTCGTCATCGACGAGAAACCCCACCCTCATTTCAAGAGGGATGGGAATGACCTTGTGGTCACTCAGAAATTATCCCTACTAGAGGCTCTCACCGGGGCGGTCGTCAATCTGACAACGTTGGATGGAAGGGTTCTCAAGATCCCGGTGAGAGACATAATCAAACCTGGCCATGAGGAGGTGGTTGCTAATGAGGGAATGCCCATCTCTAAAGATCCGACCAAGAAAGGGAACCTCAGGGTCAAGTTCGACGTCGTCTTTCCGGCGAAGCTCAGTGCAGAACAGAAGGATGGTCTGAGGAGAGTGCTGGGTGGAGGCGATACCTAA
- the LOC103451883 gene encoding pentatricopeptide repeat-containing protein At1g59720, chloroplastic/mitochondrial yields MVLATTPTPRPRHLPLPNTSNGDSRTHHHAHLLRLLNECTDMSQLKQIHAHTLRTTSPTNPHTLFLHSRILHFSSLADINYAFRVFDQIEKPNSFMWNTLLRACARSSEREEQAILFYCKMLEEGNVFPDEYTFPFVLRACAYLFALSEGKQAHGNAVKLGFDSDVYVSNSLIHLYASCGCLELAEKVFEEMRERRSIVSWNVMIDSYVRVGEFETALKVFGEMQKVFDPDGYTMQSVINACAGLGALYLGMWAHGYVLRKCDSSVANDVLINSSLVDMYCKCGSLKLAQQVFDWMPKRDVTSWNYMILGLALHGQAEAALKCFDRLVETESFAPNSITFVGVLSACNHRGMVEEGRKFFDMMVKDYRIEPRLEHYGCLVDLLARAGFIDEALNLVTTMPVKPDTVIWRSLLDACSKQHEARIELSQEMARQILESSEGDASSGVYVLLSRIYASASRWNDVGSIRKLMEEEGITKEPGCSLIEIDGLTHEFFAGDTSHPRSREIFRVLDTINEKLEAVGYAPECSQGDLIDEKRWQSVGVGLHSERIAIAFGLLNLKPGVPIRIFKNLRICNDCHKVTKLISELFDVEIIMRDRARFHHFRDGVCSCMDYW; encoded by the coding sequence ATGGTTCTCGCAACCACACCAACCCCACGTCCTCGTCATCTCCCTCTCCCCAACACCAGCAATGGAGACTCCCGCACCCACCACCACGCCCATCTCCTCCGCCTGCTGAACGAATGCACGGACATGTCGCAGCTCAAGCAAATCCACGCCCACACATTGCGCACCACATCGCCCACCAACCCCCACACCCTCTTCCTCCACAGCCGAATCCTGCATTTCTCCTCCCTCGCTGACATCAACTACGCGTTTCGGGTTTTCGACCAGATTGAAAAACCCAATTCGTTTATGTGGAACACTCTCCTCCGGGCCTGCGCTCGAAGCTCCGAGCGCGAAGAGCAGGCAATACTGTTTTACTGCAAAATGCTGGAAGAAGGGAATGTTTTTCCCGACGAATATACTTTCCCGTTTGTTCTCAGAGCTTGTGCGTATTTGTTTGCCTTGTCCGAAGGGAAACAAGCGCATGGAAACGCTGTGAAACTTGGGTTTGATTCGGATGTGTATGTAAGCAACAGTTTGATTCATCTGTATGCGTCTTGTGGGTGTTTGGAGTTGGCAGAGAAGGTGTTTGAGGAAATGCGCGAAAGAAGAAGCATAGTGTCGTGGAATGTTATGATTGACTCGTATGTTCGGGTTGGGGAGTTTGAGACTGCGCTGAAGGTGTTTGGTGAAATGCAGAAGGTGTTTGACCCTGATGGGTACACAATGCAAAGCGTTATAAATGCTTGCGCTGGGTTGGGGGCTTTGTATTTGGGGATGTGGGCTCATGGTTATGTGTTAAGGAAGTGCGACAGTAGCGTAGCTAACGATGTTTTGATCAATTCTTCGTTGGTTGATATGTATTGCAAATGCGGGTCCTTGAAACTTGCTCAGCAAGTATTCGATTGGATGCCTAAACGTGATGTAACTTCATGGAATTATATGATTCTAGGGCTCGCCCTGCACGGGCAAGCTGAGGCAGCTTTGAAGTGTTTTGATCGTTTGGTTGAAACGGAAAGCTTTGCACCCAATTCTATCACATTTGTCGGAGTTCTGAGTGCATGTAATCACAGAGGAATGGTTGAAGAAGGCCGTAAGTTTTTTGATATGATGGTAAAGGACTACAGGATCGAACCAAGGCTAGAACACTACGGATGCCTAGTTGATCTTCTGGCGCGTGCAGGTTTCATTGACGAAGCTTTGAATTTGGTAACAACAATGCCTGTTAAACCCGACACTGTAATATGGAGGAGTCTTCTCGATGCTTGTAGCAAGCAACACGAAGCTCGCATTGAGCTAAGCCAAGAAATGGCCAGGCAGATCCTCGAGTCATCAGAAGGGGATGCTTCTAGCGGTGTTTATGTGCTCTTGTCAAGAATCTACGcctcagctagccgttggaatgACGTCGGATCAATTAGGAAACTAATGGAGGAAGAAGGCATAACAAAAGAGCCGGGGTGTAGTTTGATAGAGATTGATGGTTTAACCCACGAGTTTTTTGCTGGAGACACATCGCATCCTCGCAGTAGAGAAATTTTTCGGGTCCTTGATACGATCAACGAGAAGCTGGAGGCAGTAGGGTATGCGCCGGAATGTTCCCAAGGAGATTTGATTGATGAAAAACGATGGCAATCGGTCGGTGTTGGGCTGCACAGCGAGAGAATAGCCATTGCCTTTGGACTGTTGAACTTGAAGCCTGGCGTGCCTATACGTATATTTAAGAATCTGCGGATATGCAACGACTGCCATAAGGTGACCAAATTAATTTCTGAATTATTTGACGTGGAGATTATCATGAGAGATCGTGCTCGATTCCATCACTTTAGAGATGGCGTCTGCTCTTGTATGGATTATTGGTAG
- the LOC103451882 gene encoding uncharacterized protein has translation MDLFNTARAVKLRSHLDKYLVADDNKESVRQSRNGTSRKARWTVELVENKSHVVRLKSCHGLYLTATDLPFLLGMTGNKVIQAELDKLVDWKFEWEPIRDGFQVKLRTWCGTYLRANGGPPPWRNSLTHDDPTTTSTQNWILWDVLETELPASESLLSQQSSFSSFSDELNGSGYGSPVSVISTKSPNSEPSSEKLAKSLKPSSKNLAKQTKSNKFRIGMDFFHKAKAVRLRSHHDKYLLAEEDEESVTQDRNGSSTRARWTVEVVTETDNIIRLKSCFGKYLTASNQPYLLGMTGRKVLQTLPRRLDSSVEWEPVRDGKQVRLKTRYGNFLRANGGLPPWRNSVTHDVPHRTATQDWVLWDVDVVEIQINSPAAKPSGPPPLPHSDSMDFESSSPSGGSVRSSHLSRQESSDSYVASPPKSEGRTIYYHIAEDNGDVDDEAVQGYSMTFKGNGVDELTRKLEEETGIEGIIVCARSPLNHQLFPLRLQLPPNNVTMQVVLVLPDSKAGRDLAKQGLL, from the exons ATGGACTTGTTCAACACCGCCAGGGCGGTGAAGCTGCGGAGCCACCTCGACAAGTACCTCGTCGCCGACGACAACAAAGAGTCCGTCCGCCAGAGCCGCAATGGCACCTCCCGAAAGGCCCGGTGGACGGTCGAGCTCGTCGAGAACAAATCCCACGTCGTCCGCCTCAAGAGCTGCCACGGGCTCTACCTCACCGCCACCGACCTCCCTTTCCTTCTTGGCATGACCGGCAATAAAGTCATCCAGGCGGAGTTAGACAAGCTCGTCGACTGGAAGTTCGAGTGGGAGCCCATACGCGACGGGTTCCAGGTCAAGCTGCGAACGTGGTGCGGCACGTACTTGCGCGCCAATGGTGGGCCGCCTCCGTGGCGAAACTCGCTCACTCACGACGACCCCACCACGACATCAACCCAGAACTGGATTCTGTGGGACGTTCTGGAGACGGAGCTTCCGGCGTCAGAGTCGTTGCTCTCGCAGCAGTCGAGTTTTTCGTCGTTTTCCGACGAGCTTAACGGATCGGGGTACGGGTCGCCCGTTTCTGTGATTTCAACCAAGTCGCCTAATTCAGAACCGTCGTCGGAAAAGCTGGCTAAGTCTCTGAAGCCGTCGTCGAAAAATCTGGCTAAGCAG ACGAAATCCAACAAGTTCCGAATCGGAATGGACTTCTTCCACAAGGCCAAGGCGGTGCGCCTCCGCAGCCACCACGACAAGTACCTTCTAGCGGAGGAGGACGAGGAGTCCGTCACCCAGGATCGAAACGGGTCGTCCACGAGGGCACGGTGGACCGTCGAGGTCGTAACCGAAACCGACAACATCATCCGACTCAAGAGCTGCTTCGGTAAGTACCTCACCGCCTCCAACCAGCCTTACCTCCTCGGCATGACCGGCCGGAAAGTGCTCCAGACTCTGCCTCGGCGGCTCGACTCCTCCGTCGAGTGGGAGCCCGTCAGGGATGGCAAGCAGGTCCGGCTCAAGACCCGGTACGGCAACTTCCTCCGAGCAAATGGAGGACTCCCGCCGTGGCGGAACTCGGTGACCCATGATGTTCCTCACAGAACCGCAACTCAGGATTGGGTTCTGTGGGATGTCGATGTTGTGGAGATTCAAATCAACTCTCCGGCTGCTAAGCCGTCCGGCCCGCCACCGCTTCCCCACTCCGATTCTATGGACTTCGAATCCAGCTCCCCATCAGGCGGTTCCGTCAGATCCAGCCATTTGTCAAGACAAGAG TCGAGTGATTCATATGTGGCGTCGCCGCCGAAGTCGGAAGGGAGGACTATATATTACCATATAGCTGAAGATAACGGCGATGTCGATGATGAGGCAGTGCAGGGCTACTCTATGACTTTCAAAGGAAATGGGGTTGATGAGTTGACTCGTAAGCTCGAGGAGGAGACCGGGATTGAGGGGATCATCGTCTGCGCTCGAAGCCCTTTGAATCACCAGCTCTTTCCACTTCGATTGCAGCTTCCACCAAACAATGTGACAATGCAGGTCGTCCTGGTGTTGCCAGATTCTAAAG CTGGAAGAGATCTTGCAAAACAAGGTTTGTTATAG
- the LOC103451888 gene encoding LEAF RUST 10 DISEASE-RESISTANCEUS RECEPTOR-LIKE PROTEIN KINASE-like 1.5 has product MPPPHSVALSAMILLTLYSAATAARSCFPKPSSSSTFSCPPFTSPPPFPFSSSPGCGHPSFQIQCSAPHSTISINNLSFSLISYDANASSLLLSPHSTNLTATNCSSSHYSSIPSRSINISASPFRISDASCSRLSVLKPCSPPNLPNCSHCPWECKLIKDPLKLLHDCGSPHPPVTHQGCHADVLSFLDYFLKIGIELEWDEAQDSYFSSCRACKSNNGFCGFNSSDPKKQFLCFHAEPHLTPPWISKDNPNRIAILSSVFTLTCFLLVVSVIIAVFRSKRLSSAATEEDPTTLFLHRHRSANLLPPVFTYEELESSTNHFDPKRKIGDGGFGSVYLGQLYDGRVVAVKYLHKPLRGAAASGKAFSNKCFCNEILILSSIDHPNLVKLHGYCSDPRGLLLVYDYVPNGTLADHLHGPKSLHRKGSMTWQVRVDIALQTAMVMEYLHFSVVPPVVHRDITSSNIFIEKDMRVKVGDFGLSRLLVFPETTSSSSGYVWTGPQGTPGYLDPDYHRSFRLTDKSDVYSFGVVLLELISGMKAVDQRRDKRELALADLVVSKIQMGLLHQVVDPVLVVDGDVSDGVDAAAELAFRCVAADKDDRPDAKEVVEELKRIRSHTRGVSRVSSSNVIGDDVTKG; this is encoded by the coding sequence ATGCCTCCACCACACTCCGTCGCACTCTCAGCCATGATCCTCCTAACACTCTACTCAGCTGCCACCGCCGCCCGCTCATGTTTCCCAAAACCATCGTCCTCCTCCACATTTTCATGTCCACCATTCACTTCGCCGCCGCCGTTCCCCTTTTCTTCTTCACCAGGCTGCGGCCACCCTTCTTTCCAAATCCAATGCTCTGCCCCCCACTCCACCATCTCCATCAAtaacctctctttctctctcatcagcTACGATGCCAACGCCTCCTCACTCCTTCTCTCTCCCCACAGCACCAACTTAACTGCCACAAACTGCTCATCCTCTCACTATTCTTCCATCCCCAGCCGATCCATCAACATCTCCGCCTCCCCATTTCGAATATCCGACGCCTCCTGCTCCCGCCTCTCAGTTCTCAAGCCTTGCTCCCCGCCGAATCTTCCCAACTGCAGCCATTGCCCTTGGGAATGCAAGCTCATCAAAGACCCACTCAAGCTTCTCCACGACTGCGGATCTCCGCACCCCCCTGTCACCCACCAGGGCTGCCACGCAGACGTTTTGAGCTTTCTCGACTATTTCCTCAAAATTGGGATCGAGCTGGAGTGGGACGAAGCTCAAGACTCTTACTTTTCCAGCTGCAGAGCTTGCAAGTCCAACAATGGCTTCTGCGGCTTTAACTCATCCGACCCAAAAAAGCAATTCCTCTGTTTTCACGCCGAACCTCACCTTACGCCGCCGTGGATCAGCAAAGACAACCCGAACCGAATCGCCATCTTGTCCTCTGTGTTCACATTAACTTGCTTCCTACTCGTCGTCTCTGTTATCATAGCCGTCTTCAGGTCCAAAAGATTAAGCTCCGCCGCAACAGAGGAAGACCCAACAACTCTGTTCCTCCACCGCCACCGCTCCGCCAACCTCCTTCCGCCAGTTTTCACATACGAAGAGCTCGAATCCTCAACAAACCACTTCGACCCGAAACGCAAAATCGGGGACGGTGGGTTCGGGTCTGTCTATCTGGGTCAGCTCTACGATGGCAGAGTCGTCGCCGTAAAATACCTCCACAAACCCCTCCGCGGCGCCGCCGCATCCGGGAAAGCCTTCTCCAACAAATGCTTCTGCAACGAAATCCTAATCCTCTCCTCCATTGACCACCCAAATTTAGTCAAACTCCACGGCTACTGCAGCGACCCGAGAGGCCTCCTTCTCGTCTACGACTACGTTCCCAACGGCACCCTCGCCGACCACCTCCACGGCCCCAAAAGCCTCCATCGGAAAGGGTCGATGACGTGGCAGGTGAGGGTCGACATTGCTCTGCAAACGGCCATGGTTATGGAGTACCTGCACTTCTCGGTGGTGCCGCCGGTGGTCCATAGGGACATAACGTCGTCGAATATCTTCATCGAGAAAGATATGCGGGTTAAAGTCGGGGACTTTGGGCTTTCCAGGCTCTTGGTATTCCCCGAAACGACGTCGTCCAGCTCCGGGTACGTTTGGACCGGTCCGCAGGGGACGCCCGGTTACTTGGACCCGGATTACCACCGGTCGTTCAGGTTGACCGACAAGAGTGACGTGTACAGTTTCGGTGTCGTTTTACTGGAGCTGATTTCGGGGATGAAAGCGGTGGACCAGCGGAGGGACAAGAGGGAGCTGGCGCTGGCGGATTTGGTGGTGTCGAAAATCCAGATGGGCCTGCTCCACCAGGTGGTGGACCCGGTTCTGGTCGTCGACGGTGACGTATCCGACGGCGTAGATGCGGCGGCTGAGCTGGCGTTCAGGTGCGTGGCGGCGGATAAGGACGACAGGCCGGACGCCAAGGAAGTGGTGGAGGAGCTGAAGCGGATCAGAAGCCACACTCGTGGGGTGTCCCGGGTGTCGAGTTCGAATGTGATTGGCGATGACGTGACAAAGGGATGA
- the LOC103451887 gene encoding glutathione S-transferase U17-like, which translates to MGESDVKVLGMAPSPFVMRARIALNLKSVDYEFLQETFGSKSELLLQSNPVHKKVPVLIHGDKPVCESLIIVEYIDEVWASGPSILPSDPYDRATARFWAAYISEKWYPSMKGIGLAQGEEAKKAAIEQVTEGLALLEEAFEKSSKGNVFFGGDEIGYLDIAFGCFLGWLRVNEKLHGIKLLDQTKTPGLVKWADKFCAHAAVKDVMPETDKLVEIAKILAAKARAAAAPPPSN; encoded by the exons ATGGGCGAGAGCGACGTCAAAGTTCTGGGAATGGCGCCGAGTCCGTTCGTGATGAGGGCTCGCATTGCCCTTAACCTCAAATCCGTCGACTACGAGTTTCTTCAGGAGACATTCGGATCTAAAAGCGAGCTTCTTCTTCAGTCCAATCCAGTCCACAAGAAAGTCCCAGTTCTCATTCATGGTGACAAACCAGTTTGTGAATCTCTCATCATTGTTGAGTACATTGACGAAGTTTGGGCATCTGGTCCGTCTATCCTCCCTTCTGACCCCTACGATCGCGCTACTGCACGATTTTGGGCTGCCTATATCAGCGAGAAG TGGTACCCATCCATGAAAGGCATTGGTCTTGCACAAGGAGAGGAGGCAAAGAAGGCAGCAATCGAGCAAGTGACAGAAGGGCTGGCGCTGCTGGAGGAAGCTTTTGAGAAATCCAGCAAAGGCAACGTATTTTTCGGTGGAGATGAGATCGGATACTTGGACATTGCGTTCGGGTGCTTCTTGGGGTGGCTCAGAGTAAACGAGAAGCTGCATGGAATCAAACTGCTTGACCAGACGAAAACGCCGGGGCTGGTAAAATGGGCTGACAAGTTTTGTGCTCATGCTGCTGTGAAGGATGTTATGCCTGAAACTGACAAGCTTGTTGAGATTGCTAAGATTCTTGCTGCCAAAGCAAGGGCTGCAGCCGCTCCTCCTCCGTCTAATTAG
- the LOC103451886 gene encoding glutathione S-transferase U17-like → MAKSDVKVLGAWPSPYVMRARIALNVKSVEYELLEETFAPKSQLLLQSNPVHKKIPVLIHGDKPVCESLIIVEYIDEVWASGPSILPSDPLDRATARFWAAYVDEKWFPSLRGIGAAEGDEARKAAVEQVAEGLAQMEEAFQKTSKGKDFFSGDKIGYLDIAFGCFLGWLRVTEKMNGVKLLDEAKIPGLAKWAEKFSADPAVKDVMPETDKLAEVAKIIMARLRAAGASK, encoded by the exons ATGGCGAAGAGCGACGTGAAGGTTTTGGGAGCGTGGCCGAGCCCATACGTGATGAGGGCTCGGATTGCGCTCAATGTCAAGTCAGTGGAGTATGAGCTTCTTGAGGAGACGTTCGCACCCAAAAGCCAGCTTCTTCTCCAGTCCAATCCAGTCCACAAGAAAATCCCAGTTCTCATTCATGGTGATAAGCCCGTCTGTGAGTCTCTCATAATTGTGGAGTACATCGATGAGGTTTGGGCCTCAGGCCCGTCGATTCTCCCTTCTGACCCGTTGGATCGCGCTACTGCAAGATTTTGGGCTGCCTACGTCGATGAGAAG TGGTTTCCGTCGCTGAGAGGCATTGGTGCCGCTGAAGGAGACGAGGCAAGGAAGGCAGCAGTCGAGCAAGTTGCAGAAGGGCTGGCTCAAATGGAGGAAGCCTTTCAAAAGACCAGCAAAGGCAAGGACTTCTTCAGTGGGGACAAAATTGGGTACCTGGACATTGCATTCGGGTGCTTCTTGGGGTGGCTCAGAGTGACAGAGAAAATGAATGGGGTCAAACTTCTGGACGAAGCAAAGATCCCAGGGCTGGCCAAATGGGCTGAGAAGTTCAGTGCAGATCCTGCTGTGAAGGATGTTATGCCGGAGACTGACAAGTTGGCTGAGGTTGCTAAGATTATTATGGCCAGATTGAGAGCTGCAGGTGCTTCCAAGTGA